A region of Limisphaerales bacterium DNA encodes the following proteins:
- a CDS encoding bile acid:sodium symporter: protein MDLNRDFVRRYWFLAALILLIPVGIIAPQAGLTLKESGWVIPVFVGIMLGIAGFTMDTSSLVKQATNFQAVIPVLLSIYLFSPALAFGLGVWFAPAGNEHFLPAMMIMAAQAGSLASAIALTMMAGGNRELALICTLASNSLTFLLTPFILEISIGADVDFRVGEMMLRMVYMVLLPIAAGQLLRPLLWERTEPIRPFIRIVPQFIILMFVYTGFASGAQQLQGAPNIVLRFLAACAILHLALLAWNYLLSGWLRFDWPDRTAMMLNGSQKTLPNGIYVWSNFFATNPYGAVPLVLYHLFQLLVDTLLVPWFEKRNPACGKHDGKQTFACHASEES from the coding sequence ATGGATCTTAATCGCGATTTCGTCCGGCGTTATTGGTTTCTCGCCGCGCTGATCCTGCTCATCCCCGTAGGAATTATTGCACCCCAAGCGGGGTTAACACTTAAAGAATCCGGCTGGGTCATCCCTGTCTTCGTCGGCATCATGCTGGGCATTGCCGGGTTCACGATGGATACCTCAAGCCTCGTGAAACAAGCCACCAACTTTCAAGCCGTCATTCCTGTGCTGCTCAGTATTTATTTATTTTCGCCCGCTTTGGCTTTTGGGTTGGGCGTGTGGTTCGCACCCGCGGGCAATGAACATTTCCTCCCCGCAATGATGATTATGGCCGCCCAAGCCGGCAGCCTTGCCTCCGCAATTGCCCTCACCATGATGGCCGGCGGCAACCGCGAACTCGCCCTCATTTGCACCCTCGCCTCCAATAGCCTCACCTTTTTGCTCACGCCATTTATCTTGGAAATTAGCATTGGCGCAGATGTCGATTTTCGCGTGGGCGAAATGATGTTGCGGATGGTTTATATGGTGCTCCTCCCCATCGCTGCCGGGCAATTGCTTCGCCCATTACTTTGGGAACGCACTGAACCCATTCGCCCCTTCATTCGCATCGTGCCGCAGTTTATTATTTTGATGTTCGTTTACACCGGCTTCGCCTCCGGCGCCCAACAACTCCAAGGCGCGCCTAATATCGTCCTGCGTTTCTTAGCCGCGTGCGCCATTCTGCACCTCGCATTACTCGCCTGGAATTACCTCCTCTCCGGCTGGCTCCGTTTCGACTGGCCCGATCGCACTGCGATGATGCTCAACGGATCCCAAAAAACCCTTCCCAACGGCATCTACGTCTGGAGCAATTTCTTCGCCACCAACCCCTACGGCGCAGTGCCACTGGTGCTCTACCACCTTTTCCAATTACTCGTGGACACACTGCTAGTGCCGTGGTTCGAAAAACGAAATCCGGCTTGCGGTAAGCATGACGGCAAGCAGACTTTTGCCTGTCACGCCAGCGAAGAAAGTTAG
- a CDS encoding serine/threonine protein kinase, translating into MPSTRPHRHNTKETKIQLVENGKFGDYRLLERIAQGGLATIWLVADPEGRSLALRVMHDTFGSGSNGPTLFRHGCEIMSKLAPHRNVITFHDSGKISGREYAVLQYVEGLNLREMNVREDPMLEEILSDMIIDLCAGLVHLHGQGIMHLDLKPENLIISRGGTLYLCDFDTAQPIPDSPMKFDRKSGTPLYMAPEVVNGWRFDQRADVYSFGVTVYEMLTQVKPFEGQSSKEKLTNQLNPKYLIRKPRKFNPNIPVLLEELILKCIEYVPEKRYLTMGMMARDLHKVMGVR; encoded by the coding sequence TTGCCCAGTACGCGGCCTCATCGGCATAATACAAAGGAGACAAAGATTCAACTGGTAGAAAATGGTAAATTCGGTGACTACCGCCTGTTAGAGCGCATCGCTCAGGGCGGACTGGCCACGATTTGGCTGGTTGCCGATCCGGAGGGTCGGAGCCTTGCCTTGCGGGTAATGCATGACACTTTCGGGTCCGGATCAAATGGACCCACCTTGTTTCGTCATGGTTGTGAAATTATGTCTAAACTCGCCCCTCATCGTAATGTAATTACCTTTCACGACAGCGGCAAAATCAGCGGACGCGAGTATGCCGTGCTTCAATATGTGGAGGGATTAAACCTGCGCGAAATGAACGTGCGCGAAGATCCGATGCTCGAGGAAATCCTCAGCGATATGATTATCGATCTCTGCGCGGGATTAGTGCACCTCCACGGACAGGGGATCATGCACCTCGATTTGAAACCGGAGAACCTCATCATTAGCCGCGGAGGTACGTTGTATTTGTGTGACTTTGATACCGCGCAACCCATCCCCGATTCGCCGATGAAGTTTGACCGCAAATCCGGCACCCCGCTTTATATGGCTCCGGAAGTCGTGAATGGTTGGCGCTTTGATCAGCGCGCCGATGTGTATTCCTTTGGCGTTACCGTGTACGAAATGCTCACGCAGGTGAAACCCTTCGAGGGTCAGAGCTCCAAGGAAAAACTCACTAACCAACTCAACCCAAAATATCTCATCCGCAAGCCGCGCAAATTCAATCCGAACATCCCCGTTTTATTGGAAGAACTAATCCTGAAATGCATTGAGTATGTCCCCGAGAAACGCTACCTCACCATGGGCATGATGGCGCGCGATTTGCATAAAGTGATGGGAGTGCGCTGA
- a CDS encoding CPBP family intramembrane metalloprotease — protein MRHTVAILIYLICVFLGAALLSPLAWKAVFSDWAFLQFLNDHDDFHRYFNRCLLGLALLGLGLLCRYSGIQSALEIGWAHPRKHWPGLRNGLLLGLASLTAAAALPLLTGAREWLPTPGLAEWTRHFANALLAGVLVAVMEETLFRGVLFGLLRRDLPWRWAAVIGSLFFAAMHFLDQKPELESITWASGFSALPAMVHDFEDDPYWAAKFINLTLAGIILCALWQHTGNLFCSIGVHAGWIFCLKTNGFLTKSTAETASTFWGNGQISDGWAATPLLALMLWYIIQSNEERPPPE, from the coding sequence TTGCGACATACGGTTGCCATCCTAATTTATTTAATCTGCGTGTTTTTGGGCGCGGCACTCCTCTCGCCCCTAGCGTGGAAGGCGGTTTTTTCTGATTGGGCTTTCCTGCAATTCCTGAACGACCACGATGATTTCCACCGCTATTTCAACCGCTGCCTGTTAGGCTTGGCCTTGCTGGGGCTGGGATTGTTGTGCCGGTATTCCGGCATTCAATCTGCATTGGAAATCGGCTGGGCACATCCCCGCAAACATTGGCCGGGGCTGCGCAACGGCCTTCTACTCGGGCTCGCTTCGCTGACGGCCGCGGCTGCCCTGCCCCTCCTCACTGGCGCGCGGGAATGGCTTCCCACACCCGGACTCGCCGAATGGACCCGGCATTTCGCAAACGCTTTGCTAGCTGGAGTTTTAGTGGCAGTGATGGAAGAAACCCTTTTTCGCGGCGTGCTCTTTGGTTTGTTGCGGCGTGATTTGCCGTGGCGTTGGGCGGCGGTGATCGGCTCCCTCTTTTTTGCAGCGATGCATTTTCTGGATCAAAAACCTGAACTGGAATCCATCACTTGGGCCTCCGGTTTCTCGGCACTGCCGGCGATGGTTCACGATTTTGAGGACGACCCGTATTGGGCCGCAAAATTCATCAACCTAACGTTGGCGGGAATTATCCTTTGTGCGCTTTGGCAACACACGGGAAATCTTTTTTGCTCCATCGGCGTACACGCCGGCTGGATTTTTTGCCTGAAGACCAATGGGTTTCTCACAAAATCGACCGCTGAAACCGCATCAACCTTTTGGGGCAACGGCCAAATCAGTGACGGCTGGGCTGCGACACCCTTGCTGGCATTGATGCTTTGGTACATAATACAAAGCAATGAAGAGCGCCCTCCACCTGAATGA
- a CDS encoding ComF family protein, which translates to MKSALHLNEVLKGLAFPEVCQVCGISQADAANGFTCRNCRSQISRTKPPWCEQCGLPFGGAVGEAVTCKNCYEAKWQFACARSIMAARGLVREVIHRYKYNQHEFFEPLMILWLHSCGSLFPDQPQCIVPVPLHPVKERERGFNQAERLAAGVAKYLGLPMETKFLRRVKYTKTQTNLTRKERLANMHNAFEAPGRMPFSRLLLIDDVMTTGSTASACAAALRGAGAARVDVLTLARGMPD; encoded by the coding sequence ATGAAGAGCGCCCTCCACCTGAATGAGGTTTTGAAGGGGCTTGCCTTCCCGGAGGTTTGCCAAGTGTGCGGCATATCACAAGCTGATGCAGCAAATGGATTCACCTGCCGAAATTGCCGCTCTCAGATTTCCCGGACTAAACCTCCTTGGTGCGAACAATGCGGACTCCCGTTTGGGGGAGCCGTGGGTGAGGCGGTCACCTGCAAAAATTGCTACGAGGCAAAATGGCAATTTGCCTGTGCGCGTTCAATTATGGCTGCCCGCGGATTGGTGCGCGAAGTTATTCATCGCTACAAATACAACCAACACGAATTCTTTGAACCGTTGATGATTCTGTGGCTGCATAGCTGCGGCTCGTTATTTCCTGACCAGCCGCAATGTATTGTTCCAGTTCCATTGCACCCGGTAAAAGAACGGGAGCGCGGCTTCAATCAAGCCGAGCGATTAGCAGCCGGAGTCGCAAAATATTTGGGATTGCCCATGGAAACAAAGTTTTTGCGGCGCGTGAAATACACCAAAACTCAAACGAATCTAACCCGCAAGGAACGCCTAGCCAATATGCACAATGCGTTTGAAGCTCCAGGCCGAATGCCATTTTCGCGCTTATTATTGATCGATGATGTGATGACCACCGGATCCACAGCCAGCGCCTGTGCGGCGGCACTCCGAGGGGCTGGAGCCGCAAGAGTGGATGTGTTGACACTTGCGCGCGGCATGCCCGATTAG
- a CDS encoding acetyl-CoA carboxylase carboxyltransferase subunit beta: MAEKPKKTLGLETVEPAVTPPPAEQEPDFEKKPVITGTIRKREIPQGLWTKCPECEELIFDKELEENLKVCPNCDHHFPTTAHARIASLTEPDSFEEFDADMISVDTLEFTGTAAYADKLVKHREKTGLKDAVITGIGRIGNHDAGLAVMDFNFLGGSMGSVVGEKITRIVEAATERRLPAIIISSSGGARMYEGMFSLMQLAKTSAAIAYHGRQKLPYISVLTHPTTAGVMASYASLGDLIISEPKAMIGFAGPRVIKDTTQSELPEGFQTAEFLMERGLIDAIVPRTELKARLSEYLDYLCGELN, from the coding sequence ATGGCTGAAAAACCTAAAAAAACTCTCGGACTAGAAACCGTTGAACCGGCGGTCACACCGCCCCCCGCGGAACAGGAACCGGACTTCGAGAAAAAACCTGTAATCACCGGCACCATTCGCAAACGTGAAATCCCGCAAGGACTGTGGACCAAATGTCCCGAATGTGAGGAATTGATTTTCGACAAGGAACTGGAAGAAAATTTGAAGGTGTGCCCGAATTGCGATCACCACTTCCCCACAACCGCCCACGCGCGAATCGCGTCACTCACGGAACCGGATTCGTTCGAAGAATTTGATGCGGATATGATTAGCGTAGACACGCTTGAATTCACCGGCACTGCCGCTTACGCGGACAAGCTCGTGAAGCACCGCGAGAAAACCGGCCTGAAAGACGCGGTCATCACCGGCATCGGGCGCATCGGAAATCACGATGCGGGATTGGCAGTAATGGACTTTAATTTCTTAGGTGGCTCAATGGGGTCGGTGGTTGGCGAAAAAATCACCCGCATCGTAGAAGCCGCCACGGAACGACGATTACCCGCGATTATTATTTCCAGCAGCGGCGGCGCGCGGATGTACGAAGGGATGTTCAGCCTCATGCAGCTGGCCAAAACCAGCGCTGCCATTGCGTATCACGGCCGCCAAAAACTTCCGTACATCAGCGTACTCACCCATCCTACCACGGCGGGGGTGATGGCGAGCTACGCCAGCCTTGGTGATTTGATCATTTCTGAACCCAAAGCGATGATTGGATTTGCCGGGCCCCGCGTGATTAAAGACACCACACAAAGCGAACTGCCCGAAGGATTTCAAACGGCCGAGTTTTTGATGGAACGCGGGTTGATCGACGCAATCGTCCCTCGCACAGAATTGAAAGCACGGTTGAGCGAGTACTTGGATTACCTCTGCGGCGAACTCAACTAA
- a CDS encoding DUF3568 family protein, protein MKIKQLLISCVAGVIIASQTACLVVAAVGVGAGLVKFVGGDLEVDSSKSFDEVFAAVEQTCKELKFEVQKNDKKAFSGMITAQSDFGNVTFKVKSKSTDLTQLSIRVGVFGDREASDLIYAKLKPKL, encoded by the coding sequence ATGAAAATCAAACAATTATTAATTAGCTGTGTCGCCGGGGTCATCATTGCGAGTCAAACCGCTTGCCTGGTTGTGGCCGCCGTTGGGGTTGGTGCGGGTTTAGTGAAATTTGTCGGTGGTGATCTTGAAGTAGATTCATCCAAATCCTTTGATGAAGTGTTTGCTGCGGTGGAGCAAACATGCAAGGAACTCAAGTTTGAAGTTCAGAAGAATGACAAGAAAGCGTTTTCAGGCATGATCACCGCGCAGAGTGATTTCGGGAACGTCACATTTAAAGTGAAAAGCAAATCTACTGACCTCACTCAACTATCAATTCGGGTGGGCGTATTTGGTGATCGCGAAGCATCGGATTTAATTTATGCTAAACTGAAGCCTAAGCTTTAG